The Achromobacter spanius genome includes the window GCGCTGGCCGGCCGCATCGTGGACGTCCGCGACTGGAGCCAAACCAAATGAATCCGTTGATTGAAGGCATCGCCGCGCCGTTGCCGTACTCCAACCTGGACACCGACCAGATCATGCCCAAGCAGTTCTTGCGCATCATCGACAAGGCGGGGCTGGACCAGGGCCTGCTGTATGACCTGCGCTTTGACGAGCATGGCGCACCGCGCGCGGATTTCGTGCTGAACCAGGACGCCTACGCGGGCACGTCCGTGCTGGTGGCCGGCCCGAACTTCGGCTGCGGATCCAGCCGCGAGCACGCGGTGTGGGGCTTGCAGCAGTTCGGCATCCGCGCGGTGATCGCGCCCAGCTTTGGCGAGATCTTCTACTTCAACGCGGTCAACAACGGCTTGCTGCTGGTCAGCCTGCCACCCGCCGATGTCGACGCTTTGCTCGCGCGGGTGTCCAATACGCAAGCGCCCGGGAACAACTGCCTGGCCATCGACGTGATGGCGGGCCAGGTCCGCGCCGCCGACGGCTGGACGGCGGGCTTTGCCTTGCCGGAGCGGCATCGCCGCATGTTCGCGCAAGGCCAGGACCTGGTGGGCGCGTCGCTGTTGCAATTGCCCGAGGTGGAGCGGTTCGAAGCCACCCACTGGGCGCGGCATCCGTGGATGAAGGATGTGGCGCGCACGGTGCGCGACCGCCTGGATTCCGCTCGACAATAAACGCACAAGGAGACCCCACCCATGACCGCATTTTTCGACCTGCCCGTGCGCCGCATCCCGGCCAATGGCATTGAGATCGCCGCGCGCATCGACGGGTCGGGCCCGCCCTTGCTGCTGCTGCACGGCCATCCGCAAACGAATGCCATCTGGCACCGCGTGTGGCCGGAGCTGACTCGGCATCGCACCTGCGTGGCGGCCGACTTGCGCGGCTATGGCGACAGCACCAAGCCCGCGGCCACGCCGGACCACGCCGCGCATGCCAAGCGCGAGATGGCCGCCGACATGCTGGGCTTGATGCGCGCGCTGGGCCACGAGCGCTTCGAGGTGCTGGCGCATGACCGTGGCGCGCGCGTGGCGCATCGGCTGGCGCTGGACCATGCCAGCGCCGTGTCGCGCATGATGCTGCTGGATGTTGCGCCGACGCTGGACATGTACGAAGGCACCACGCGCGCGTTCGCCCAGGCCTACTTCCATTGGTTCTGGCTGATTCAGCCCGCGCCCGGCCCGGAAACCATGATCGAGCACGACCCCGTTTTCTACCTGCGTTCGGTCATGGGTGGACGCCCCGGCGGCCTGGCACATTTTTCGGCCGAGGCGATGGCCGAATACGAATGCGCGGCCCGCCTGCCCGGTTGGGCCACGGGCCTGTGCGAAGACTATCGCGCGTCGGCCACGATAGACCTGGAGCACGACCGCGCCGGCCGCGCCTCGGGCGAGCGGCTGCGCATGCCGGTGCGGGCGCTATGGGGCGAGCGCGGGGCGGTAGGCAAGAATTTCGACGTGCTGGCGCTATGGCAGGCGATTGCCGACGAGGTCTCGGGCGGCCCCTTGCCGGGGGCGCATTACCTGGCCGAAGAATGCCCCGACGCCGTGCTGCAAGAGGCCGGCGCGTTCTTCGGATGGCGCTGAACGGCCGCCGTCAAGCTAGCCTTGGTGGGCGATAGGGCTATCCAGAAAGGGACACAACCCGGGTGGTAACCTTCGCCCCATGAATCGTTACTTCGCTGATCTTTCCGAACTGCCCGACCCTGACGACGCCCAGCGCGTCTTCAAGGCAACCGACTCCCCCTGCGTGGCCGTGTGCTCGACCCTGTTCGACGACATCTGCCGAGGCTGCGGCCGCACGGCCATGGAAGTCGCCAACTGGGTGTTCATGTCGGAAGAGGAAAAGCGCGACGTCTGGGTGCGCATCAAGGCGCAGGGGTACCCCCGGCGCAACAACTAAGGCGGGGCGGGCCGGGTCTACCGGCCATTTTTTTCCCCGCTGTTTCGGGTCTGGCCAACGTGGCCTGGTGTCGTGGCCCTGTCACATGGCACGGGCTAAATCGCGGTATCGCCGCAAACGCGGCGCACTTCCGGCCCTATCATGCGCATCGTCCTGGTTACGGATGCCTGGCATCCGCAAGTCAATGGCGTCGTCCGCACCTGGACGACCATGCGGCAGATTCTGCATGAATGGGGCCACGAGCTGATCGTGGTGAGCCCGGAGGGCAGCCGAACCGTGCCGGCGCCGTCCGAGCCCGATCTACGTCTGTGCCTGCAACCCGGGCGGCAGTTGCGCCGCATCCTGGGCGACACCATTCCCGACGCGCTGCACATTGCCACCGAAGGCCCGCTGGGGCTGGCGGCGCGCCGCATGGCGCTGTCGCGCGGCTGGCAATTCACGACGTCATTCCACACCATGTTCCCCGACTACCTGCAAGCGCGGATGGGCATTCCCGCCGCCTTGCCGTGGCGCTACCTGCGCTGGTTCCACCGGCCTTCGCAATGCGTGCTGGTGCCCACGCCCACGGTGCGCGATGTGCTGGTGCGTCGTGGCCTGGGCAAATTGCAGGTCTGGTCGCGCGGGGTGGACGCGCGCAAATTCCAGCCGGCCCGCAGCCAGGCATTCGCGCATCTGCCTCGCCCCGTTTTCCTGAGCGTGGGCCGCGTGGCGCGCGAGAAGAACCTGGATGCCTTTCTGTCGCTGGACTTGCCGGGCAGCAAGGTGGTGGTGGGGGCGGGCCCGGACGAGGCGCGGCTGAAAAAGCGCTTTCCCGATGCGGTCTTCCTGGGCATGCAGCAGGACGACGCGCTGCCCTCGTTCTACGCCGCGGCCGATGTGTTCGTGTTTCCCAGCCTGACCGACACGTTCGGCCTGGTGATGCTGGAGGCGATGGCTTGCGGCACGCCCGTGGCGGCGTTTCGCAGCGAGGCGCCGCTGGCGGTGGTGAACCAGGGCGTCACCGGCTGCCTGGACGACGACCTGGCCCAAGCCTGCCGCGCCGCGCTGCCGCTGGACCGTGACGCAGTGCGGGCGCATGCGCTGACCCGCAGCTGGGACACGGTGGCGACGAGCTTGCTGGATGCGCTGGTGCCGCTGGTGGCCGTGCCGCCGCAAGTGCCGGCATCCCCTTCCCGGACCGCGTCGGCGCGGGCGGAATGATGAACTGATCTTTCCCTGGTTTTTTTCAGGGACGGAATTCCGCGCGCCGTGCCGAACCGGTACAATGCCCGGCAATCCTGAGGAGCGTTGCGACGACCCAGCGGTTCCCGCCTTGCACGGTAAGTGCAACGGCAATGTGCAATAGCACGTGGACCCCGGCTCGCCAGGCTCAGGAATCCTTGTTCAAGCGCCGCGCCTTGCGCGTCGCTACAGCAACGGCGCTCACCTTTGTCGCATATGGCGGGAAAGGCGAGCACTCGACTGTCGTGGTGTATTCGCGTTGTCCGGCCATATCGTGCGCCGTTCGATATTCACGTGGAGCCTACACACCATGAACGCTGTTACTGATAAATCCTTCTCCGACTACTTGGTTGCCGACCTGTCGCTGGCTGGCTGGGGCCGTCGCGAACTGGCCATCGCCGAAACCGAAATGCCCGGCCTGATGGCCATCCGCGAAGAATTCGCCGCCGCGCAGCCGCTCAAGGGCGCGCGCATTGCCGGCAGCCTGCACATGACCATCCAGACCGGCGTGCTGATCGAAACGCTGGTGGCCCTGGGCGCCGAAGTGCGCTGGGCCTCGTGCAACATCTTCTCCACGCAAGACCACGCCGCCGCCGCCATCGCCGCGTCCGGCACGCCGGTCTTCGCCGTCAAGGGCGAAACGCTGGAAGAGTACTGGCAGTACACCCACAAGATTTTCGAATGGCCCAATGGCCAGCACGCCAACATGATCCTCGACGACGGCGGCGACGCCACGTTGATGCTGCACCTGGGCACCAAGGCCGAGAAAGACATCTCGGTGCTGGCCAATCCGGGCAGCGACGAAGAGCGCATCCTGTTCGCCGCCATCAAGGAAACGCTCAAGCGTGATCCGAAGTGGTATTCCACCCGCCTGGCGCAGATCAAGGGCGTGACGGAAGAAACCACGACCGGCGTGCATCGCCTGTACCAGATGTCGCAAAAGGGCGAGCTGGCCTTTGCCGCCATCAACGTCAACGACTCGGTCACCAAGTCCAAGTTCGACAACCTGTACGGCTGCCGTGAATCGCTGGTGGACGGCATCAAGCGCGCCACCGACGTGATGGTCGCCGGCAAGATCGCCGTCGTGGCCGGTTACGGCGACGTGGGCAAGGGCTGCGCCCAGGCGCTGGTCGCCTTGCGCGCCCAAGTCTGGGTTACCGAAATCGACCCGATCTGCGCCCTGCAAGCCGCGATGGAAGGCTTCAAGGTCGTGACGATGGAAGAAGCCGCCGTGCACGGCGATATCTTCGTCACCGCCACCGGCAACTACCACGTCATCACGCGCGAACACATGAACGCCATGAAGGACCAGGCGATCGTCTGCAACATCGGCCACTTCGATAACGAAATCGACGTTGCCGGCCTGGCCGATTGCCAATGGGAAGAAATCAAGCCGCAGGTTGATCACGTGATCTTCCCGGACGGCAAGCGCATCATCCTGCTGGCCCAAGGCCGCCTGGTGAACCTGGGTTGCGCCACCGGCCACCCGTCGTTCGTGATGTCGTCGTCGTTCGCCAACCAGACCATCGCCCAGATCGAATTGTTCACGCGCAACGAAGCCTACAAGTCGGGCGAAGTCTACGTGCTGCCCAAGCACCTGGACGAAAAGGTTGCCCGCCTGCACCTGAAGAAACTGGGTGTGAAGCTGACGACGCTGCGCAAGGATCAGGCCGACTACATCAACGTGCCGGTCGAAGGCCCCTTCAAGCCCGAGCACTACCGTTATTGATGGGTTGAAAGCACAATAGGAAATGCCGCGCCATGTTGGCGCGGGTTTCCAAGCCGCGGGCGAACCTGGTTTTCACCCAGTTAAAACCAGGCCGCGGCGCGTCAACACAGGAGTTCGAACATGGTGGCACTGATACTCGTCTGGATCCTGAACGCGGTGGCCCTGCTGGCCGTCGCCTACCTCTTGCCCGGTATCGTCGTGGCCAGTTTCGGTTCAGCGCTGATCGCGGCGTTGGTGCTGGGCCTGGTCAACATGCTGGTCAAGCCGGTGCTGGTGTTGCTTACCTTGCCCATCACGATCGTCACGCTCGGGCTCTTCCTTATCGTCATCAACGCCTTGTTGTTCTGGTTCGTCGGCTCCGTGCTGAAGGGCTTCCAGGTCAACGGGTTCTGGTGGGCCGTGGGCGGTGCCATTCTGTACAGCATCATCTCTGGCCTGCTTACCAAACTGATCCCCTAATGTCTGACTCGACTTCCCCTGCTTTCAGCCTGGAGTTCTTTCCTCCGCGCGACCTGGCCGGCCAAGAGCGGCTGGTGCGCGCGGCCAAGCAGATGCTGGCCATTCAGCCCAAGTACGTCAGCGTGACCTTCGGCGCGGGTGGTTCCACGCGCGCCGGCACGGCCGATGCCGTGCGCACGTTGCGCAACCTGGGTTGCGATGCGGCGCCTCACTTGTCTTGCGTGGGCGCCACGCGCCAGGATCTGCGCGACATACTCCAGACGTACAAGAGCGAAGGCGTGCGGCGCGTGGTCGCCCTGCGCGGCGACCTGCCCTCGGGCATGGGCGGCGACGCGGGCGAGCTGCGCTACGCCAGCGAACTGGTGTCGTTCATCCGCGAGGAAACCGGCGACTGGTTCCACATCGAAGTGGCCGCCTATCCCGAAATGCACCCGCAAGCCGCCAACCCGTCGGCTGACCTGGATCATTTCGTGGCCAAGGTGAACGCCGGCGCCGATGCCGCCATCACGCAGTACTTCTTCAACGCCGACGCCTACTTCGACTTCGTCGACCGGGCCCAGGCCAAGGGCGTGAACGTGCCGATCGTGCCGGGCATCATGCCCATCACGAACCACACGCAACTGCTACGTTTTTCGGAAATGTGCGGCGCGGAAGTGCCGCGCTGGATCCGCCTGCGCTTGGCGGAGTTTGGTGACGACAAAGCGTCCATCCGCGCCTTTGGCGTGGATGTGGTGACCGAGTTGTGCCAGACCCTGCTGGACAACGGCGCCCCGGGTTTGCATTTTTATACGCTGAACCAGGCAGAAGCACCGCTTGCGGTGTGGAAGGAACTGGCGCTGTAAAGCTTGCGTAGGATGGGTGAAGCGCGCGCGACCCGGCAAAAGAACGCGATGCCGCGCCGCGCGCAACCCATCATTCACGGTCTGGGTTTAATCCGCGTAGACGCCTGCCTTGCGGATGACGACGCCCCATTTGTTGATTTCGGATTGCAGCCAGGTTTGCAGGCCTTCTGGCGTCTGCTTCGATTCCGGCACGATGTCGGCGCCCAGTTCTGCCATTTTCTGCGTGAACGTCGGGTCTTTCAGCGCCGCGCGCAGCGCCGCGTTGAACTTGTTGATGGCTTCGGGCGGCGTGCCCTTGGGCGCATAGACGCCGTGCCAGACCTTTACCTCGAACCCCTTCAAGCCGGCTTCCTGCAAGGTTGGCGCGTCAGGCAGTGTCTTGATGCGGTCCAGCGTGGTGACGCCGAATAGCTTCACGCGGTCGGCCTTGATCTGCGGGATGGTTTGCGTGGTCTGGTCGCACAGCACGTCCACCTGGCCGCCCAGCAGTGCCGTCATGGCGGGGGCCGTGCCGGCATAGGGGACCGTGGTGAATTGCACGCCCAGCGCTTCCTGCAGCAGCATGCCGCACAACTGCGATACGGCGCCCAGCCCGGCGTTGGCCAGGTTGACCTTGTTGCCGTTTTCGCGCGCGTACTTGATAAAGCCCGTCATGCCGTCGGCCGGCAAGTCCTTGCGGCCCAGCAAGGTCATGGGCACGTCCGCCACCTGGCCGACGTAGGCGAAGTCCGTCAGCGGGTTGTACGACAGCTTGCGGTATAGCGCCGGGGCGGTCGCCATGCCGTTGTGGTGGATCAGGAAGGTGTAGCCGTCGGGCGCGGCGCGCGCCACGTGCTGCGAGGCCAGCGTGCCGCCCGCGCCGGTGCGATTTTCGATCACGACACTTTGCCCCAGCGTCTTGGCCATGGACGCGCCCAGGCTGCGCGCGACCACATCGGTCGGCCCGCCGGCCGCGAACGGCACCACCAGCGAAATGGGGTGGTTGGGATAGGCGCCCTGCGCGCTGGCGGATCCCCAGGCAAGGCATGACAGGGCCAGCACGGGCCAGGCTGCGCGCGTTGCCGCGCGCCCGAAGTAATTGGGCATGTCTCGCTCCTTGTGGTTTTTCTACAGGCAGCAAGCAGTGTGGCCCGTGTAGCCAAGGATGAGAATTCGCCGTTTCACAAGCCGGGTTTCAGCAAGTGGAAAGGGGGGAAAACGTGGGGGGAAATGCCGTGGGAGCGTGCCCGAAGGGAAATGCCAGGGAGATGCCGCGTGAAACGCGGCGAGCGCTGGGGCTTGTCGCGGCGGTGTTCAACGCAATGCTGTTAACAGGGCGGCGAGACGGCGAGACGGCAAGACGGCAAGACGGCGAGACGGGCCACGCAAGTCTGCGCGTCCCAGAAACCGCCGCCTGGATTCAATTCGCCTGATCCTTGCCCGAATCTTGCGCCAGCACCTGCGGTGTGGGGTAGCTGGGTTCGGGCGCGTTCACCGGCTCGATGCGCAGCGGCTGGTGCACGCGGCTCAAGGGCACCAGTGAGCTGGGGTCGTCGGGGTTGGTCCACAGCGGGTCGGGGATCTCGGCGAAAACCTGGCGCAGGCGTTCGCCCCAGGTGCCGCGGATCATGCGGAAGTATTCGTTGTTTTCGTCGATGCTGGCAAAGTGCGTCACGCGCAGGGCGTTGGTGTCATACACCAGCAAATCCAGCGGCAGGCCCACGGAAATGTTCGACCGCAAGGTCGAGTCCATGGAAATCAGCGCGCACTTGGCGGCTTCGTCCAGTGACGTGTCGGGTCGCAGCACGCGGTCCAGGATGGGCTTGCCGTACTTGGCTTCGCCGATCTGGAAGTACGGGCATTCCTGGCCGGCTTCAATGAAATTGCCGGCCGCGTAAACCTGGAACAGGCGGCAGCGTTCGGCGCCGATCTGTCCCCCGAAAATGATGCTGACGTTGAAGTCCACGCCTTGCTCATGCAGGGCAGGGGCTTCGCGCTGGTAGACCTCGCGCACGGCGGCGCCCACGCAGCGGGTGGCCTCGAACAGGTCGGTGGCGGTCCAGATGGTGTCGCCGCCTTCCTCGTGCTGGCGGGCCAGGGCATGCAGCACGGCCTGGCTGACCGCCAGGTTGCCGGAAGTCATCATGACCATGACGCGCTCGCCCGGTCGTTCGAAGACGGTCATTTTTCGGAAGACGCTGATCTGGTCGACGCCCGCATTGGTGCGGGAGTCAGAGAGAAATACCAGGCCAGCGTCAAGGCGGGCGGCTACGCAGTAGGTCATGATCGAAAATTTGGAGAAACCACGCCGCATTGTATTGCGGCGCGGGCGCGGCGGTTATTGCTGGCCGGACGTCTGCACCTGCACGCTGATCTCCATGGATTCCTCGCCGCCGCCGCTGCGCACGCCGCGCACCGGCGAGGCCGAGTCATAGTCGCGCGCCACGGCCAGGCGGCAATGGCTGTCCGAGGCGAACTGGCGGTTGGTGATGTCGACGCTGGTCCAGCCGATATCGGCCAGCCATACGTCGGCCCAGGCATGGCTGGCCGAGTGTTCGGTGGTGGTGTGCACGTAGCCGCTGACGTAGCGCGCGGGCACGCCCAGGCCGCGCACGCAGGCCAGGAACAGGTGGGCGTGGTCCTGGCATACGCCGTGGCCCATCGCCAGGACCTGGTTGGCGGCCGTGGTGACGTCGGTGGTGCCGGGCTCGTAGGCGACCCGGTCGCTGATGGCGTTGGCCAGCGCCAGGATGTCGTCCGGGGTGGTGATGCCGTTGGGCAGCACGCTGCGCACAAAGGCAAGAATGGTGTCGTCGGCTTGCGTCAACGAGGTCTGCACGCAATAGGCGTGGACGGGCAGGCGGCTGTCTTCGCCGCCCAGCAGGCCGCGCGTCAACGGCGCCACCTGCACCTGCCCCACCACGCGCAATTCAATATCGGTGTGGGGCCGGTTCAAGGTCAGCGTGTGCGTGATGTTGCCGTAGGCGTCCACCTGCTTTTCCAGCGCGCCCGGTGCTTCGATGTTCCAGCGCAGCAGGCGCTGGTGCTCGTCGTCGCGCGGGGTCAGGCGCAGCGTCTGGATGCTGTAGGTGACCGGCGCGGTGTAGCGGTAGTGGGTGATGTGCGTGATGAACTGTTTCATGGTGCTGTCTCCAGGTTATGCCGACAGCGGAACCAGGAAGTCCTGGCTGATCCGGTTGCCCAGGTCGTTGATGCGGTCCAGGAAATGGTCCAGGTATTGGTGCAGGCCACTATCCAGGATGTCTTCGACGCGGCCGAATTGCAGCTCGGCGCACAGCATGCCCGCGCGCCGCTGGGTTTCGGTCGAGCGCTGGTTCGATACGCGCGCCAGGTCCTCGGACACCGCGCGCATCGACGCCAGCAGCGATCGCGGCATGTCGGGGTGCAGGATCAGCAGCTCGGCCACGCGATCGGGCGTGATGACGTCGCGATACACCTTGCGGTAGATCTCCAGCCCGGACACAGAACTCAGCAGCGCCGACCAGCGATAGAACTCGCTTTGCAGCGCGGCGGTGCCGGAGGGTTCGCCGCGGGACTCCATCGTGCCGTTGCTGCCGCGTTCATGGAACTTCACGTCCAGCATGCGGGCGGTGTTGTCCGCGCGTTCCAGATGCATGCCGATACGCAGGAAGTACAGCGCCTCGTCTTCGAGCATGGTGCCGATGGTGACGCCACGCGCCAGGTGCGAACGGAACTTCACCCATTCGAAGAACTCGCCGGGGTTGCGTTCCAGCAGGCCGGTATGCAGGTGCTTGAGCAGCTCCAGCCAGGTGGTGTTGTACGTTTCCCAGACTTCGGTCGTCAGGCTGCCGCGCACGGCGCGCGCGTTCTCGCGGGCGGCACGCATGCAGGAATAGATGGACGAGGCGTTTTCCGGGTCGCGCACCATGTACTGCAGCACGTCGTGCGGCGAGATGGATGCGTACTTGCTTTGATATAGCCCTTGCAGTTCAGAGATGCGCAGCACGCCCAGCCACGAGCCTTCGCGCGTTTGCGTGTCTTGCGGCAGCAGCGACATCTGCAGGTTCACGTCCAGCATGCGCGCGGTGTTTTCGGCGCGCTCGATGTAGCGGCACATCCAGAACAGGTTGTCGGCGGTACGGCTCAGCATGTTCAGTCCTCCAGAACCCAGGTGTCTTTGGTGCCGCCGCCCTGGCTGCTGTTGACCACCAGCGAGCCTTCGGTCAGCGCCACGCGGCACAGGCCGCCGGGCACGGTGCGGATGTCTTTGCCGCACAGCACGTAGGGGCGCAGATCCACGTGGCGCGGCGCCACGCCGGATTCCACGTAGGTGGGCACGGTGGACAGCGCCAGCGTGGGTTGCGCGATGTAGTTGCTGGGGTTGGCGCGCACGCGGTCCTTGAAGGCGTCGATCTCGGCATGGCTGGCGGACGGGCCCACCAGCATGCCGTAGCCGCCGGCGCCGTGCACTTCCTTCACCACCAGCTCGTGCATGTTGGCCAGCACG containing:
- the leuD gene encoding 3-isopropylmalate dehydratase small subunit — protein: MNPLIEGIAAPLPYSNLDTDQIMPKQFLRIIDKAGLDQGLLYDLRFDEHGAPRADFVLNQDAYAGTSVLVAGPNFGCGSSREHAVWGLQQFGIRAVIAPSFGEIFYFNAVNNGLLLVSLPPADVDALLARVSNTQAPGNNCLAIDVMAGQVRAADGWTAGFALPERHRRMFAQGQDLVGASLLQLPEVERFEATHWARHPWMKDVARTVRDRLDSARQ
- a CDS encoding alpha/beta fold hydrolase translates to MTAFFDLPVRRIPANGIEIAARIDGSGPPLLLLHGHPQTNAIWHRVWPELTRHRTCVAADLRGYGDSTKPAATPDHAAHAKREMAADMLGLMRALGHERFEVLAHDRGARVAHRLALDHASAVSRMMLLDVAPTLDMYEGTTRAFAQAYFHWFWLIQPAPGPETMIEHDPVFYLRSVMGGRPGGLAHFSAEAMAEYECAARLPGWATGLCEDYRASATIDLEHDRAGRASGERLRMPVRALWGERGAVGKNFDVLALWQAIADEVSGGPLPGAHYLAEECPDAVLQEAGAFFGWR
- a CDS encoding DUF1289 domain-containing protein: MNRYFADLSELPDPDDAQRVFKATDSPCVAVCSTLFDDICRGCGRTAMEVANWVFMSEEEKRDVWVRIKAQGYPRRNN
- a CDS encoding glycosyltransferase family 4 protein — translated: MRIVLVTDAWHPQVNGVVRTWTTMRQILHEWGHELIVVSPEGSRTVPAPSEPDLRLCLQPGRQLRRILGDTIPDALHIATEGPLGLAARRMALSRGWQFTTSFHTMFPDYLQARMGIPAALPWRYLRWFHRPSQCVLVPTPTVRDVLVRRGLGKLQVWSRGVDARKFQPARSQAFAHLPRPVFLSVGRVAREKNLDAFLSLDLPGSKVVVGAGPDEARLKKRFPDAVFLGMQQDDALPSFYAAADVFVFPSLTDTFGLVMLEAMACGTPVAAFRSEAPLAVVNQGVTGCLDDDLAQACRAALPLDRDAVRAHALTRSWDTVATSLLDALVPLVAVPPQVPASPSRTASARAE
- the ahcY gene encoding adenosylhomocysteinase, which produces MNAVTDKSFSDYLVADLSLAGWGRRELAIAETEMPGLMAIREEFAAAQPLKGARIAGSLHMTIQTGVLIETLVALGAEVRWASCNIFSTQDHAAAAIAASGTPVFAVKGETLEEYWQYTHKIFEWPNGQHANMILDDGGDATLMLHLGTKAEKDISVLANPGSDEERILFAAIKETLKRDPKWYSTRLAQIKGVTEETTTGVHRLYQMSQKGELAFAAINVNDSVTKSKFDNLYGCRESLVDGIKRATDVMVAGKIAVVAGYGDVGKGCAQALVALRAQVWVTEIDPICALQAAMEGFKVVTMEEAAVHGDIFVTATGNYHVITREHMNAMKDQAIVCNIGHFDNEIDVAGLADCQWEEIKPQVDHVIFPDGKRIILLAQGRLVNLGCATGHPSFVMSSSFANQTIAQIELFTRNEAYKSGEVYVLPKHLDEKVARLHLKKLGVKLTTLRKDQADYINVPVEGPFKPEHYRY
- a CDS encoding phage holin family protein, with the translated sequence MALILVWILNAVALLAVAYLLPGIVVASFGSALIAALVLGLVNMLVKPVLVLLTLPITIVTLGLFLIVINALLFWFVGSVLKGFQVNGFWWAVGGAILYSIISGLLTKLIP
- the metF gene encoding methylenetetrahydrofolate reductase [NAD(P)H], translated to MSDSTSPAFSLEFFPPRDLAGQERLVRAAKQMLAIQPKYVSVTFGAGGSTRAGTADAVRTLRNLGCDAAPHLSCVGATRQDLRDILQTYKSEGVRRVVALRGDLPSGMGGDAGELRYASELVSFIREETGDWFHIEVAAYPEMHPQAANPSADLDHFVAKVNAGADAAITQYFFNADAYFDFVDRAQAKGVNVPIVPGIMPITNHTQLLRFSEMCGAEVPRWIRLRLAEFGDDKASIRAFGVDVVTELCQTLLDNGAPGLHFYTLNQAEAPLAVWKELAL
- a CDS encoding tripartite tricarboxylate transporter substrate-binding protein; translated protein: MPNYFGRAATRAAWPVLALSCLAWGSASAQGAYPNHPISLVVPFAAGGPTDVVARSLGASMAKTLGQSVVIENRTGAGGTLASQHVARAAPDGYTFLIHHNGMATAPALYRKLSYNPLTDFAYVGQVADVPMTLLGRKDLPADGMTGFIKYARENGNKVNLANAGLGAVSQLCGMLLQEALGVQFTTVPYAGTAPAMTALLGGQVDVLCDQTTQTIPQIKADRVKLFGVTTLDRIKTLPDAPTLQEAGLKGFEVKVWHGVYAPKGTPPEAINKFNAALRAALKDPTFTQKMAELGADIVPESKQTPEGLQTWLQSEINKWGVVIRKAGVYAD
- a CDS encoding proteasome-type protease; the encoded protein is MTYCVAARLDAGLVFLSDSRTNAGVDQISVFRKMTVFERPGERVMVMMTSGNLAVSQAVLHALARQHEEGGDTIWTATDLFEATRCVGAAVREVYQREAPALHEQGVDFNVSIIFGGQIGAERCRLFQVYAAGNFIEAGQECPYFQIGEAKYGKPILDRVLRPDTSLDEAAKCALISMDSTLRSNISVGLPLDLLVYDTNALRVTHFASIDENNEYFRMIRGTWGERLRQVFAEIPDPLWTNPDDPSSLVPLSRVHQPLRIEPVNAPEPSYPTPQVLAQDSGKDQAN
- a CDS encoding transglutaminase family protein; this translates as MKQFITHITHYRYTAPVTYSIQTLRLTPRDDEHQRLLRWNIEAPGALEKQVDAYGNITHTLTLNRPHTDIELRVVGQVQVAPLTRGLLGGEDSRLPVHAYCVQTSLTQADDTILAFVRSVLPNGITTPDDILALANAISDRVAYEPGTTDVTTAANQVLAMGHGVCQDHAHLFLACVRGLGVPARYVSGYVHTTTEHSASHAWADVWLADIGWTSVDITNRQFASDSHCRLAVARDYDSASPVRGVRSGGGEESMEISVQVQTSGQQ
- a CDS encoding alpha-E domain-containing protein codes for the protein MLSRTADNLFWMCRYIERAENTARMLDVNLQMSLLPQDTQTREGSWLGVLRISELQGLYQSKYASISPHDVLQYMVRDPENASSIYSCMRAARENARAVRGSLTTEVWETYNTTWLELLKHLHTGLLERNPGEFFEWVKFRSHLARGVTIGTMLEDEALYFLRIGMHLERADNTARMLDVKFHERGSNGTMESRGEPSGTAALQSEFYRWSALLSSVSGLEIYRKVYRDVITPDRVAELLILHPDMPRSLLASMRAVSEDLARVSNQRSTETQRRAGMLCAELQFGRVEDILDSGLHQYLDHFLDRINDLGNRISQDFLVPLSA